The DNA region ATATTCAACCACTTATTTCTTGAAGCATATTGGTGTATGTGGGCCTGAGAGTATGATTTGTATTTAGGCCAAACTTGATTTTTCCTTTCTTCCTTGTTTTAGTCAGAttgcttgcttttctttatattgtgCTGATTGTTCTCTTTATTTGGGTGGCATATTAAAGAGTGACTTGGGCCTACAATCATTCACACACACATCACAAATACAATTGGGCTTTCAACCCAAAAACCAAATGTCTGTCATCatcaatattattaatttttcaaactcaacacaTCAGACTCAACCTGACACGTTAGACGGAGAACCATTTACCAATCGGTAACAGAGGTCTATCTGTCCATTTTTCTTGATAGATGGAGACATGATTAAGATTTAAGTATGATTAAGGTATGCTAtgtctcataaaaaaaataaagggtCGAAAAGGATATTTACCttataaattaaacaattaaaagcTCATTAAattggaaagagagagagaaataagTAGAGTTATAATAGCCAATAGGACCAAAAGGGATCAGGTTCGACAACTCCAAGCTTGTGGCCAAAGTTGTTGTCCGTCAATAAGCTAGGGTCTATCTAGGTTGGTCGATTGTCAGCAATAATAATGGATTGAAATCAGTCAACTGACATCGACTTAAAGGTAGGTAAACAAGTACTTGGTTGCATGTCGCAGGGGCAATCAGAATATGTAAATCGACAGCCATTTTATCGATTAATTAAGGTCAATTGATGGATGATTGTCAGTCTATTAGTTGTCAGGTGTCTAGTTGAGGATGACGGTCATCGATTGTAGTCAACCAATTGGCAGTTTACCAACTGGTGTTCCTAACGAGCAGCCAAAGTCCATTGGTTGACTGACTTCTATGGCATTAGGTCAATTGGTGATCAGTCTGTGTCGTGTGGTTGATGGTCAGTGGGCGACATATTTAATGATCAATGAATCACTAGGTCGGGAGTAGTCGACTAATATCATCGACTTGTTTGTCCATCTAACTGCCTCTTCAACTCTTTTAAAACTATTCTCTTTTAAGAATATAAAGGGTCAAATTAATCATTTGTTTCTAATAATATATAGGTAAGATTTTAagtattccaaaaattttaattattaattttaattaatatattatatatattttataattaaaattatttgttaaaattaaaaaatatataatacgaAGAGAAAGAGATAGATAGGAAAGGAGGAGTGAGCGAGCGAACTCTTTGATTTTGaataggaaaaaaatatttttttaatataattaaatgatgATGACATGTgatattttagttataaaatgcAATAGAAAAAAATGATAGCAGATAGATAATAGAgtgcaaaaaatataaaaagatagaGTGAGACAAAAAAAAActccttaatttaaaaaaaaatattttaactgtATTAAAAATATCACCTAACACATTTTAATTGTCTAaccaataatattattataatgaattcCTAACATATTTACCTTTCCTGCAATCTTTTATCGGTATATTTTGTTGAAACCTGATTATCAATAAAAGTGGTTTACAGGTAATACTTACTAATAATTTGAAGTAAATCTATAAATAAATGTGACATACGGCTTTATAAATGTTCAAAAAGTCGTCATTTATGTTTGATTTTATTAGTAATTATTAGTTAGTTAAATTGTTAAATTGTAATCtatgaaaattaatatttttgtaaagtGTAATTGTGTAAACACTAAATTTAGGAGTTTATAGAAAATCCAATTACATGTTTTTCCTaaacttttgttacaaaaaattaatttaggcGGATGAACTAATATCCGGGTTAATCTTTTGACATGTGTAGATAACTTTGGCTTTTGCATAATGAAATCTAATTATTGTTACCGCAATCACAAGTCATTTTTAGACAAGTTCGATTATCAaagggattttttatttaaattaaataaatataatctttatgaaaatgtataAATAGTAGAGTATTTATTAATATACACGGCATAATATATTTCGAAATTTACTgtaataaaaaatcacattaaAAACACATATCGATTATTTTGTGCCCTAGATATGACACGTATATTTAAATTACATCTCGCCTATTCacccaatttttgtttttgtttttctattctgGGTGCAACTGGAatgtgatttaaatttctgtaTTATCTTCAAAGTACTGAGTAATCAAGATGTGCCTTTAATGAGATTTTTTTTGACACTGTACTCGAAATATGATATGCTATGTATATTGATAAATATAAGTTTTTGAAAATCGAATTGAATCAGTCGATTCAActggattaattgaaaattagTCTTCTAGTCGATTCGATTGATTCTCCAAAATCGTCTtacaaaaaatcaataaaaaaatagctAAATTGGCAGTTAACTAGTGAACTGGCCTAGATTTTTGAAGGCCCAGTTCATTATTCAGCATCAAAACGGCGTGTTTTTTGATTCCGGAAGGGGAGGGGAAAAAAAATCAAAGTCCCAAACGGGCAGAAGTGTAGAACATCTCCCTTTTTCTTGTCTCTCACAATTCACAAACCAAACCTAAACCCTATCAAAGACAAGAGCAGCCCCAGCAACAGCTGTCACTCGTCCTTTTCTCCTCGCCGTTGAATATCGTTGTCGCTGGTGTCACCCACCTCACTGTCGCACATCACTCATTTTGTTGGCTCGCCTCTTCGGTCTCCGGCCTTTGTTCACCTCTCCGTTGCTCACCTCTACGGTAAGCACTTCTCGGTTCCTCCCTCACTAGCCACTGCTTGCTGCTTTCTTGTTTCAGTGCTTCGcgacttttatttttaaaaattttattgatttattcTTCAATCTTCAATGCTTTTTCAGTGATTCTTCTCTCGGTCGTTGTCGTCATCGTTGACGTAACTAGCGTCGGTCACTTCACCCATGTTCCTCTCCTTGCTATTTCATGGTTCGTCTACTTTGTTTCTGTCACTAGTTTGCTGCCCAAATCACCTCTCTGCTCGCCTCTCCGTTCTCCACCGAGAGTGATGTCGCTGCTTGCTACTTTGACATCATTGACGGTAAGCTCCTCATCACTAACCTGATCATTCTTTCCAGACTCCTTATATCGTCGTCGTAGGTTCTTTCTTGTATTATCGTCGTGGGTTCTTTAGTTACtcttaaattaattttgagttcatttcttttccaattaatttttaagattttgagCTGAGTTTGTGTTCTGAGTTTCGAAttagattatttatttaatttgttgaatgcTAATCTGAttctgaatttaatttaatttgaattctgaatttgaaattaaattcagtttaatttttattgctgATGTGTTTTCAGTTTAGCTTAGATTCAAAAGTCATAATCTTActgattaattaattagaatcCAAAAACTAAACATAATTATATGCTTTGGCTTTTTTATATTTAGCAGGTTTAGAAATttataattgaattgaactttgtTTTATGTTACGATTACATGATTCTTAATTTGATAATCTTTAATAATATTCAATTCTTTATGTAAAATGACAATgatgttcttattagaaattacttgattattagaaattattgttaaatatttttttattctaaatatttgtTGCTAATGTGATGACACATTAGTATTAttgctaattatttaatttgaacttagaaatttattattttataaatttttaattataaattatggatattgtgaaattttaaaattagtttaaaaattattgagtttgaatatttaaaattatatattgaatttttaataattttattatatatttaattaaatcagttTAATTACAATTTGATTTTGGTTAAATCAATAAATCATTGAACTAGTTATCAGTTTAATGACTGAAAATAACGTAAAATGCTAACCCCACCTTGAAAGGGGCATGAGCGAGTTTTGgaatagatattattattattattattattattattattattattattattattattattattattattatcatcatcatcatcggacAGAAACACTCCTACATATGATTCCATTTTAAGATATCGTTTAGCTGTCTAATAGAACCAAATCTCTTTTACAGATTTCTCTGTCTGTCGTCCAAAACATTTCCACATCCAAAAAGCCTTTCTCACACAAAAAGGGGCCACAATGTTCCGATGCGATCCACACCCTCGTCATAATTAGCAAAAGGGTGTtcagttttgtttttttttttaaaaaaaaaaaaaaagagaataaaggaTTTATAGGGTTGAATTTTAAAGTGttagaaattttaatttatatgttgacTAGTAATTTTAATCAATAACCTAGCATCTTTAGTTTAATAACTCAATAccatatttttttagtaaataactttaaatattatatattaattaagtattgattaaaaaaaatcaattatactaattctataatattatttattttaattcacaAGTAaccttaaagatatttttaaatattattgattaattattaaaaaataataaattatattattcctataacattgctaattttaatttgcAAGCAATTTTTAAAGAGActcatcattaaaattaaaaaaaatgaattaactgaattattgaaaacttaaaattattttattttttaattaaatattctcGCTTTAAGAACCCCCAATGAGTAGCTTAGCCtttaaacaaaattataagaaaaaatatctttAGGATCCACATTAAAGTACTCAAAAGATGACAACTTGAGTGCTACCTTCTTTCCTTTTATCTCTTGCTAGTCATCCACACATTTAGATCAAATAATCGATTGTGTTTCAAAGTACTTTCTCtcactttctctttctctttttctttctaacaTAACACACAaatgatgaataaataaataaataaataaattgtcacGACAAGTTAAAACATGGCGTGGTCTTGATGGCCACGTACTTGAGTTATAGATAACCCTTAATTTAGATTGTGTTCACAATTTGCCAGTAATATCTATTGTGATGccttttttcttttaactttGTATTTTTGTTCTTACATCATCTAATATATATCCCTAACTAACTAATTTTCAACATCTCGTCCAAATAGTGGCCTTAGtctcttcaaaattttgaaaaagtatacATATACTATAtgtgtttaataaaatataaaatatttagtaattttatatataattatttttaataatataatgtatttaaattttattttttcactaacattattatttaactaatttaatattatacactcaaatttttatactttttatattaatttctacatacttatttttatgaaatttatattttttgataaTCACAttgtttattttagatatttttttataaaatacattaatttttcttctaaatttatagtgttaaaagaaaaaatttttaatttattttttatgataacgTATTTCGACTAtcgttttattttgaaattaaagttatatCTCATAGTGCCAGATCACAGAGTGAGGCTACGATTACGGTGGAGAGTGAGAGAGACAGAGCCAGCAAGGAGTGATGAAGAGTGAGAGGAAGGGGTTGCGTCGGATAGTGATGGTTCAGAGAGGGAGATACAGCGAAGAGTGGAACTTACGAGGGAATGGAGAAATTTGGGGGGAGGGGGGACGGGGGATTTTTTTGGAGGGGGGTCTCTATGGTTACCCTTTTTAAAAAAACTGTGATTATAGACCGTTTTAGGTCACTCTTTCGAAAAGCCGTGATCATAGACTCTTTTAGGCCACCCTTTAAAACTATGATCATAGACCCCCTTTAAATCACTCCCCAAAGTCGTGATCATAAACTCTTTTAGGTCACCTTTTTTTGAAAAAACGTGACTATAGAACTTTttttgtcactgtaaaaaactgtgaccataaatctctttaggtcacccccaaaactgtGATTATAAACCCTTTTAGGCCACTCCCAAAACCGTAACCatagagggtctatggtcacgattttttaccgtAACCAAAAAAACCGTAaccatagacccaaaatgttgtaaTGTGTATGCTATAAAAGTATCGATATCTTtgagataattaataatttatgatttgtttttaaatttttaaaacttttaagagaattaattttaattaaaaaaatacataacaaGATTTGAACCAAATACAACATATATAAAAGTATTGGTGTCTTATAATTTTATAGAATATTATTGAATATtatgtttcttttatgtaattctcacatcaaaagcaaaattactaaaaattctatgattttatatatatatatatatatatatatattaataaacttAATAAAAAACAACTCAATAGTTAAATATCatgtataaattatttttatataataaaacataacaaaaaataattaaaaaattagtataaaattTGATCCATGcatattaaaatttatagttttgttaggtaaacaatgatttttatgaacaatgtgaacaataattAATTCTTGCGAAAATAACTTGTTTAAACCAAGTGCATTTGAAAATGTCCTAAATGTCCCAAACAGAAATTTGCAATGTCAAAGTTCCAACCACGtttatatataaatcgaattgaatagattCGATTTAGTAAAACaggtagtaaatcgaatctaaaTGATTCGAATTAGGTGCATTTAAGTTCAGTGAAcgtaaatcaaatcaaatgaaTTCGATTTAGATATGaacgtaattcgaatcaattagaTTCGATTTATGGTTGAACGTAAATTGAGTcaattaaattcgatttacaCATGCAACCAGCATTAGAGTAAATCGAATGTAATTGTTTCGATTTACAAAGCGGGGAGGTGTATAACCCTTAATCGAATGTAATTGTTTTGATGTCGCAAATTTTTGTTTGGAACATTTAGGACATTTTCAAAAACACTTGGTCTAACCAAATCATTTGCTCTTAATTCTTAAACCCTAACATTAGGATAACCATCTACACCCTTAATGAATTGAACATTtaatatatctattgttcacattatttagtattattcttattatttatctATACTTTTCCTAAAATTTATAGATTTGTTCGTGTCCACAATCACTCGTATTCACGTTCAAATTTAAAGGCTAAGTCGTTTTCCAAGACCCCAATTTCTTTGTTAAAGATATGCATGTTACGTTGTTCTATATATACACGACCATATGGAGCAGATTCTAAATCATAtgctgaaaaagaaaaatagatggAGAGACATTGTATGAGAATTGAAGTAAAAGGTGGAAAATAAATGGCTGGAATTAATTAAGGGCATGCGGCGTATAAAGAGAGGACCGAAAGTGCACTGCATATAATATAATGATACTAACATAGTGGGATGTTCAACTAACAAGTAACAACTctctattttagtttatttttttttattctggaACGACGACTTTTATTTCCTCATCATTTAATTTTGTGATGACACTGCCATAGGGGGACTTTCACATCAGACCAACAAAAGAAAAGCTTCATCATGTTACTATAAACAGAAAAGTTTAGGGTTACGAAACCCATAGTTTCTCTTATTAAAGATAAGGTTTTCTTTTGTGGGGTCTAGCTAGCCATTGTGTAGAAAGTGGCTagaaaaatttgaaatgaaatgtaATGACAAACGTATTCCTGCACGGTAATTCAGttgctgtatatatatatatatatatatatatatatatatatatatatatatatatatatatatatatatatagtagccAACAATAAGAAAATGCGAAATTTTTTATATAGGAACATTTTATTTCGTTTCATTTGTACAAAGCTAGAGGAAGAACGAAAGAAAAACTCGGTAATAGACTTCTCCATATAACAATTAAGTTAAATGTTGAGAAAGATTTTTATCTAAAAGAAGTGTGAGTAGTATTAAATATacatcgaaaatatttttggatataACTTTTATATTACTCTTTAGAATAGGAATAGATAGATACTTTGGAAGTACTACATGTAAGTCAAATCTGTATAAGAGTGTAAAAAAGATACTACGTAGTTATTTTgaatatagaatttttttttcaaagtattGGCATGTGATTTTTTTCCAGCTTTAAGATTTTCTAAGTTAAATATTAGAATAAAATACTATTCTTGTAACCTGACTTAGAATGAGTTAGTTGCTGTTGTTAGCATTAGTTAGTTAGAGTTGCCAGTTAGTAAAGTTAGGTAGATTAAGTTAATTAGGTCTTGTGTAACTATATAAAGATAAGTATGTAATGCAGAAACAGATGATGAATGAATACAGCTTTCATCTTTGCCAAAATCTCTCTTTCTCATCTTCTCCAATTCTCTCCTTTTGGAGATTCCAATTCTCCAAATTCCAATTCACTAACAGTTTCTTCTTTACTTGCACCTTCCTTCTCTattcatctctctctctcactccctTCTCTAAGTTCTTCACCTTTCACCTTTGGACTCACCTGACAAAGATTAGTGAGAGCCCAAATCTCTCCAACCACGAAATTTCACATGGCGCGATGAGCCTGGAGGAGAGATCGCAGCTCCGATCAACGAGACCGAGGGTGAAAGATTTGAATCTGAAATCAAACCGGATTTATCGATTACCTTCCTgtttttcttgcttttcatttTGAAGCTGTTAAGACccaattcttttcaatttctcAATTTCTTGAATCTACATTAATTCCTTAATCGACGATGACAACCAATCAATCGAATCCACCTTTTCCTATGGACGCACAATCAATTGCAAATTTTCTGAATCAGATCTCTGCGATTTAAGCTCATGTGGCAAGAACTACTGTGAATACGATGCAAGATCTAGCGAGCCCCCTATTTCATCCATCCAAGTGAAAGTCCGAGTAATCCTTTCATACCTATTAAAGTGAATGCAAGCAATTATAACTCGTGGAGTCGAGGCATGCTTTTAGCTCTGAAATCAAAGAACAAGTTAAAATTTATCGATGGATCCATTGTAAAACCAGACGAACTCGATCCACTATTTGAAGCCTGGGAGAAGTGCAACACCTATCTGGTGTCATGGATAACTATGTCCCTTAGCACAGAAATATCAGGAAGTGTAATTTGGAGCAACAACGCCTCAGACTTGTGGAAAGAATTGAAACGGAGGTACTATCAGGGTGACAAGTTTAGAGTTGCTGAGTTACAAGAAGAGCTCTTCCAACTCAGGCAAGGGGATGCCACTATAACTGCTTACTACACGAAGCTACAATCAATTTGGGAAGACTTGAATAATTTCAAGCCAATTCTAGAGTGCACTCATTGTGAACAATCATGCACATGTGGACTGAATGTGATGCAAGAATTCAGAAGAGATGATTACACAACAAGATTTTTGAGAGGTCTCAATGACCAGTATACTGTTGTCAGATTGCAACTGATGTTGATGACTCCCATGCCTGATATAGACACTGCCTTCTCCATGTTGACACAACAGGAAAGACAGTTCAATGATTGCCAAGATTCAAAGATCTTCTTTACAAAGCAATACCTCCTTATCAACCAACTGACGATAGAAATAGAGGGAAAGGCAGAGGCAAAGGAAGATACTAAGGCAATGGTAGAGGCAGTGGTACCAGAATGCAATGCTCATTCTATGACAAATCAGGACATACCATTGATACATGCTATAAAAAGCATAGCTTGCAACCCCATCTAAGGCAATGACAAACCGGCAGCATCAATTTCACCACTGTTGAACCACATACTGAGAAGAGAAATCATGATCTCAGCTAAGTCAGTCTGGGGAATTGCCATAAGGAAGCTAGTGAGAAGCCAAGCTATGATATCAATTCACTCCAAAAGGAAGCAATTATCAAATTTCTCAAAGGACAAGAAGCTCAACAGCAACCTCAAGTCACAACCCAGGTTCAACACCCTCCAAATGTTATTCCCATGAATCAAGGTAAAATTGTTGTTTTAAAATACAGTAGCAATATTTCATCCTTTATTACTGCAAAATCCTCCCTTTGGGTCATAGACACAGGGGCCACTGATCATGTCACTTTTGACATAAATGACTATTATTCACACTACCAAGTAAAACCTATAATTGTTAGAATGCCTGATAGCAGCTACACAACAAGTAGCATCATTGGCACCATTAGATTTTCTAATCAGTTATTTCTTTCAAATGTGCTATTCATTCCaacttttgaatttaaattgatttCTGTTTCAAAACTGACTGATGGATTGAAGTGTCAAATGTTAATTGATGATAAAAATTTGTGATATTCAGGACCAAGCTACTTCGAAGAGGATTGGAGTAGCTAAATGTGATGACGGTCTCTATACAATGGATAGCCAACCTTTTAGTTTTGTTTCTGCAACACACAATAATCATAGCATGCATAATTCAGCAAAGCAGCCACTCACTTTCACAGCAGCACTTTCCACCAATAATAGAATAATAGCACTGAAACTTGCACTGCATCATCAGTTCAAATAAATGCACTTTGGAATTCTAGATTAGGTCATATCCCTCAAAATAGATTGCATGTAATGCACAAAACTATTCCCTTCATTTATTGTAATGAGCAAATAAACCCATGTAACTCATGTCATTTAGCAAAGCAAAAACGCTTACCTTTCTCTTATAGCAACTCTGAATCTAATGCTTGTTTTGATTGCTGCATCTTGATATCTGGAGACCAATTTCTGTCCCCTCCATTAATgctcacaaatatttttttaccaCAGTTGATGACAAAAGTAGATACACCTagattttttgtatgaaagaaaaACGTCAGAAACTTCAGAGTTAGTTAAAACCTTTATAAAATttgttcaaactcaattcaaTGACACTGTCAAGTGACTAAGAACTGACAATGGTCCTGAGTTCACTATGCAATCATTTTATGCATCCCAAGGCATTGTGCACCACACTTCATGTGTCGAAACTCCACAGCAAAATAGGATAGTGGAGAGAAAATACCAACACATTTTGGGGGTGGCTAGAGCATTGCTATTCCACTCATCTATGCCTAAATGTTTTTGGAATTTTGCTATAAAGCATGTTGTGCATATCATCAATATATTGCCAAGCCTATTTCTCAACGACAAATCACCTTTTGAACTTCTTTTCAACCAATTACCTAATCTGTCCAATTTAAAGGTTTTTGGGTGTCTCGCCTATGCATCAACTCTTTCAAATGGAAGAACTAAATTGGACCTGAGAGCACAAAAATTTGCTTTTCTCAGTTTTCAAGAAGGAACAAAAGGATTCACACCCATTGATGTGAAAACCAAAAGAATTTTCACATATAGAGATGCCATTTTCTATGAAAATCACTTTCCATATTGTGCCCATGATGATTCTGATCTGCACAATGCAATTACAATGAAGTTTCACAGCAAAATTATAACTTTGATCCATTCACTTAAGATTCTCACTACACTGACTCATTTGCTCCTAGTTCGCATCAACCACATATGCCTCAAACTTATGTTCCACTTACACATCATCAAAACTATCAAAATCTTCAAACACCatcaaatttgaattctaaatttgttgATCACACCATAAATAAACCTGCACATTCAGCACACACTATTGAACAAATAGAAAATCTTATATCACATGCATCACATCAAAATCAACAACCACTTGAACTTATAAAATctacaagaattaaaagaaaatccaTTACTGGCCATTGCTTCTACATTGAAAAGTCACTCATTAGTtggaaaagcaagaaacaaaacacTGTTGCGAGGTCGTCCTCAGAAGCTGAGTACAGAGCTCTGACCCTGGCAACATGCCAAGCTCAATGGTTGTCTTACATCATGAATGATTTGCGCATGCCACTAACAGAACCCATCACACTCTTCTGCGACCATATATTAGCCATCCACATAGCCACTAATCATATTTTCCACGagagaactaagcacattgaggTTGATTGCCACACTGCTCGAAACCAGCATCTCTCAGGTCTCACACACCTTATGCCGGTTTCTTCATCGAACCAATTGGTTGACTTCCTTACCAAGGCCTTAGCCCCTGGTCCCTTCTCAAGCAACATTTTCCAAACTAGGCCTTTTTGGATATTCATAGTCCTAGTTTGAGGGAGGTTGTAACCTTATATAACAGACTTAGAATTAGTTAGTTGCTGCTGTTAGCATTAGTAGACTTAGAATTAGTTAGTTGCTGTTGTTAGTATTAGTCAGTTAGAGTTGCCAGCTAGCAAAGTTAGTTAGGCAGATTAAGTTAATTAGCTCTTGTGTAACTATATAAAGATAAACATGTAATACAGAAACAAATG from Arachis hypogaea cultivar Tifrunner chromosome 10, arahy.Tifrunner.gnm2.J5K5, whole genome shotgun sequence includes:
- the LOC140175707 gene encoding uncharacterized protein — encoded protein: MLLALKSKNKLKFIDGSIVKPDELDPLFEAWEKCNTYLVSWITMSLSTEISGSVIWSNNASDLWKELKRRYYQGDKFRVAELQEELFQLRQGDATITAYYTKLQSIWEDLNNFKPILECTHCEQSCTCGLNVMQEFRRDDYTTRFLRGLNDQYTVVRLQLMLMTPMPDIDTAFSMLTQQERQFNDCQDSKIFFTKQYLLINQLTIEIEGKAEAKEDTKAMVEAVEASEKPSYDINSLQKEAIIKFLKGQEAQQQPQVTTQVQHPPNVIPMNQGKIVVLKYSSNISSFITAKSSLWVIDTGATDHVTFDINDYYSHYQVKPIIVRMPDSSYTTSSIIGTIRFSNQLFLSNDQATSKRIGVAKCDDGLYTMDSQPFSFVSATHNNHSMHNSAKQPLTFTAALSTNNRIIALKLALHHQFK